One Lucilia cuprina isolate Lc7/37 chromosome 4, ASM2204524v1, whole genome shotgun sequence DNA segment encodes these proteins:
- the LOC111688398 gene encoding cleavage stimulation factor subunit 1, with protein MRDIEILDPRNLVKNREILYRLIISQLMYDGLEKFAMELSMLVKADECTPSERLLHVMIAGMQTLSDKEPAPKDDVLPCIDLEFEPDASALAPEPASYETAYVTSHKQSCRAGAFSHDGTLVATGSVDASIKILDVERMLAKSAPEEIEAGREQQGHPVIRTLYDHTDEVAYLEFHPKEHILASGSRDGTVKLFDIAKPSVKKAHKVFTDCEPVTCLGFHPSGDYMAIGTEHSLLRVYDVQTGQCFVSAIASQHHNGSITCVKYAPTAKLYATGSIDGSIKIWDGVSGRCINTITEAHGGAEICSVQFTRNGKYLLSSGKDSLVYLWELCTSRPIQTYTGAGTTGKQEHNTQAVFNHTEDYVLFPDEATTSLCSWNSRNGSRLNLMSLGHNGPVRYITHSPISPAFLTCSDDFRARFWYRRTTNQ; from the exons atgcgcGATATAGAAATATTAGATCCTAGAAATTTGGTTAAGAATCGTGAAATTCTTTACCGGCTTATTATAAG TCAATTGATGTACGATGGCTTGGAAAAATTTGCCATGGAATTGTCTATGCTGGTAAAAGCGGATGAGTGCACTCCTAGTGAGCGTCTACTGCATGTTATGATAGCTGGTATGCAAACGTTAAGCGATAAAGAACCTGCACCCAAAGACGATGTTTTGCCCTGTATCGATTTGGAGTTTGAACCAGACGCATCTGCTTTGGCACCAGAACCGGCTTCTTATGAAACGGCCTATGTAACCTCTCACAAACAGTCTTGTCGTGCGGGAGCATTTAGTCATGATGGCACTCTAGTGGCCACAGGTAGTGTGGATGCCAGTATTAAGATTCTAGATGTTGAACGTATGTTGGCCAAATCTGCTCCTGAAGAAATTGAGGCTGGACGTGAACAGCAGGGACATCCAGTTATACGTACACTTTACGATCATACCGATGAAGTAGCTTATTTGGAATTTCATCCTAAGGAGCATATTCTAGCTTCCGGTTCAAGAGACGGCACAGTCAAACTTTTTGATATTGCTAAACCTTCAGTTAAAAAGGCTCATAAAGTCTTTACTGATTGTGAACCAGTAACTTGTTTGGGTTTTCATCCCAGTGGTGACTATATGGCAATTGGTACAGAGCATTCTTTGTTAAGGGTATATGATGTACAAACTGGTCAATGTTTTGTCTCAGCTATAGCATCACAACATCACAATGGTTCTATAACATGTGTTAAATATGCTCCGACAGCTAAACTGTACGCTACAGGTAGTATTGATGGTTCGATAAAAATTTGGGACGGTGTTAGTGGTCGCTGCATTAATACTATAACAGAAGCTCATGGTGGTGCAGAAATTTGCTCAGTGCAATTTACACGTAATGGCAAG TATCTTCTTTCATCCGGCAAAGATTCCTTAGTTTATTTATGGGAACTTTGCACTAGTCGTCCCATACAAACGTATACTGGTGCTGGTACGACAGGCAAACAAGAGCACAATACCCAGGCTGTATTTAATCACACTGAAGACTATGTTTTATTTCCCGATGAGGCTACTACTTCGCTATGCTCTTGGAATTCTCGCAATGGTAGTCGTTTGAATCTAATGTCTTTGGGTCACAATGGACCGGTTCGTTATATAACACATTCTCCGATTTCACCAGCTTTTCTTACCTGTTCGGATGATTTTCGTGCTCGCTTCTGGTATAGACGTACTACTAATCaataa
- the LOC111688403 gene encoding elongation factor 1-alpha 2 codes for MGKEKTHINIVVIGHVDSGKSTTTGHLIYKCGGIDKRTIEKFEKEAQEMGKGSFKYAWVLDKLKAERERGITIDIALWKFETAKYYVTIIDAPGHRDFIKNMITGTSQADCAVLIVAAGTGEFEAGISKNGQTREHALLAFTLGVKQLIVGVNKMDSTEPPYSEARYEEIKKEVSSYIKKIGYNPAGVAFVPISGWHGDNMLEPSDKMPWFKGWTVERKDAKVEGKTLIDALDAIMPPSRPTDKPLRLPLQDVYKIGGIGTVPVGRVETGILKPGMVVNFAPVNLVTEVKSVEMHHEALSEALPGDNVGFNVKNVSVKELRRGYVAGDTKNCPPKGAADFTAQVIVLNHPGQIANGYTPVLDCHTAHIACKFAEIKEKCDRRTGKTTETDPKAIKSGDAAIIMLVPTKPLCVESFQEFPPLGRFAVRDMRQTVAVGVIKSVTFKETTSGKVTKAAEKAQKKK; via the exons ATGGGCAAGGAAAAGACTCATATTAATATCGTAGTCATTGGCCATGTCGATTCGGGTAAATCGACCACTACCGGTCATTTGATTTACAAGTGTGGCGGTATCGACAAGCGTACAATTGAGAAATTCGAAAAGGAAGCCCAAGAAATGGGTAAGGGTTCCTTCAAGTACGCTTGGGTCTTGGACAAACTAAAAGCCGAACGTGAACGTGGTATTACCATTGATATTGCTTTATGGAAATTCGAAACGGCTAAATACTATGTAACCATTATTGATGCTCCCGGACATCGTGATTTCATTAAGAACATGATTACCGGCACCTCGCAGGCTGATTGTGCTGTTTTGATTGTGGCTGCTGGTACTGGTGAATTTGAAGCCGGTATTTCGAAGAACGGTCAGACTCGTGAGCATGCTCTTTTGGCCTTTACTTTGGGTGTCAAACAATTGATTGTCGGTGTCAATAAGATGGACTCCACGGAACCACCCTATAGTGAAGCTCGCTATGAGGAAATCAAAAAGGAGGTATCATCATACATCAAGAAGATTGGCTACAATCCTGCTGGTGTTGCATTTGTGCCTATTTCCGGCTGGCATGGTGATAATATGTTGGAACCATCCGACAAAATGCCTTGGTTCAAAGGATGGACTGTTGAGCGTAAAGATGCTAAAGTTGAAGGCAAGACTTTAATTGATGCATTGGATGCTATAATGCCACCTTCACGTCCCACCGACAAGCCATTGCGTTTGCCTTTGCAGGATGTCTATAAAATTGGTGGTATTGGCACAGTACCCGTGGGTCGTGTCGAGACTGGCATTTTGAAACCAG GTATGGTGGTAAACTTTGCTCCCGTCAACTTGGTAACTGAAGTCAAGTCGGTTGAAATGCATCACGAAGCATTGTCGGAAGCATTACCCGGTGATAATGTTGGTTTCAACGTTAAAAACGTTTCGGTTAAGGAATTGCGTCGTGGTTATGTTGCCGGTGATACCAAAAATTGCCCACCTAAGGGTGCAGCTGATTTTACCGCTCAG GTAATTGTCCTTAATCATCCTGGACAAATTGCTAATGGCTATACGCCCGTCTTGGATTGTCATACTGCTCATATTGCTTGTAAATTTGCCGAAATCAAAGAGAAATGTGATCGTCGTACCGGCAAAACAACTGAAACTGATCCAAAAGCTATAAAATCGGGCGATGCAGCCATTATAATGCTCGTGCCCACAAAACCATTGTGTGTGGAGAGTTTCCAAGAATTTCCACCACTGGGACGTTTTGCCGTACGTGATATGAGGCAAACTGTTGCTGTGGGTGTCATTAAGTCGGTAACCTTTAAAGAGACGACTTCGGGTAAAGTCACAAAAGCCGCTGAGAAGGCCCAAAAGAAGAAATAA
- the LOC111688400 gene encoding tubulin-specific chaperone A, whose translation MADPRLRQLSIKTGVVKRLTKEKTVYEKEVLTERKRLDKFKNEGADEHVLKKQEEVIQECLMMLPDSMRRLQKELEVLDKFLQEEKDLEESKEYEAASLVVKEAKEVLAKST comes from the exons ATGGCAGATCCTCGTCTCAGGCAGTTGTCAATCAAAACGGGTGTTGTTAAACGTTTGACCAAGGAGAAAACCGTATACGAGAAGGAAGTTTTAACAGAAAGGAAACGTTTGGATAAATTTAAGAATGAAGGAGCTGATGAAcatgttttaaagaaacaagAAGAAGTTATACAGGAATGTCTAATGATGCTGCCCGATTCCATGAGAAG gtTACAAAAAGAGTTAGAAGTTTTGGATAAGTTTTTACAAGAAGAAAAAGATTTGGAAGAATCAAAAGAATACGAAGCAGCCAGTTTAGTTGTTAAGGAAGCTAAAGAAGTATTAGCCAAATCCACTTAA
- the LOC111688399 gene encoding uncharacterized protein LOC111688399 translates to MTAPSNQVSQVKLALKQIADNLQQLEKYEDPDVDLFSLKTDTEQLLKHLESLPLEGIRNKLNKRQRKRHNKKLQKLKNKQINKVINKEIVSKVYEDTTTSKASRDNKPKSHYQNKSVKECQRFLQTFELLEQLHLLRGQNATETYKFSLKLRQMKSIWNSLLQDKLQEQIPVEVKIQQQWNEVLFGPPEKTYFQEKPDLQDFIRKRQIWDSYIDSKNGSSIPIGWILPPTKAEGQWLKYLAPTNS, encoded by the exons ATGACTGCACCATCTAACCAAGTGTCTCAGGTTAAATTAGCCCTTAAACAAATTGCTGATAATCTACAGcaattagaaaaatatgaagATCCAGATGTAGACTTGTTTAGCCTTAAAACTGACACCGAACAGTTATTAAAACATTTGGAGAGCCTACCTTTAGAAGGCATtcgaaataaactaaataaaagacaaagaaaaaggcacaacaaaaaattgcaaaaacttaaaaataagcaaataaataaagtgataaataaagaaattgttagCAAAGTTTATGAGGACACCACGACATCTAAAGCTTCAAGGGATAATAAACCGAAATctcattaccaaaataaaagtgttaaagaGTGTCAACGCTTTTTGCAAACTTTTGAATTATTGGAACAATTGCATTTATTACGTGGTCAAAATGCCACAGaaacttataaattttcattaaaattacgcCAAATGAAATCTATCTGGAATAGTTTATTGCAAGACAAGTTGCAAGAGCAAATCCCAGTAGAAGTTAAAATACAACAGCAGTggaatgaggtgttatttggtcCACCTGAGAAAACATACTTTCAGGAAAAACCTGATTTACAGGATTTTATAAGGAAAAG GCAAATTTGGGACTCTTATATAGATAGTAAAAATGGTTCATCTATTCCCATAGGCTGGATTTTACCACCTACAAAGGCTGAGGGACAATGGCTAAAATATCTTGCTCCAACTAATAGTTAA
- the LOC111688407 gene encoding nucleoside diphosphate kinase, translating to MMIGSILAFFWLISSAMAGNTERTFIMVKPDGVQRGLVGKIIERFEQKGFKLVAMKFMWASKDLLEKHYADLSARPFFPGLVNYMSSGPVVPMVWEGLNVVKTGRQMLGATNPADSLPGTIRGDFCIQVGRNIIHGSDAVESAQKEIALWFNEKELVDWKPAAVDWVYE from the exons ATGATGATCGGTTCAATTTTGGCATTCTTCTGGTTGATATCGAGCGCGATGGCAGGCAACACTGAGCGTACTTTTATCATGGTTAAACCCGATGGTGTCCAACGTGGACTCGTTGGTAAAATCATCGAACGTTTTGAACAAAAAGGCTTCAAATTGGTTGCCATGAAATTCATGTGG gCCTCCAAGGACTTGTTGGAGAAGCACTATGCCGATTTGTCTGCTCGTCCCTTCTTCCCCGGTTTGGTCAACTACATGAGCTCCGGCCCAGTGGTTCCCATGGTGTGGGAGGGTTTGAATGTTGTCAAGACCGGTCGCCAAATGTTGGGTGCCACCAACCCTGCCGATTCTTTGCCCGGCACCATCCGCGGTGATTTCTGCATCCAAGTTGGCCGCAACATTATCCACGGTTCCGATGCTGTTGAATCAGCCCAAAAGGAAATTGCCTTGTGGTTCAATGAGAAAGAACTCGTTGACTGGAAACCCGCTGCCGTTGACTGGGTTTATGAATAA
- the LOC111687898 gene encoding nucleolar protein 16, which yields MKIRKNHRVNKRYRYNVNRKTLNKTRSSTGKIKDPVLSKLWEESKRPGTNFKEMGLSADPNKAVPIPNFRKDRLKITKLVNGFVEEELNEEDIKPVAKRGHVVNELEEMAKQKADSQLRLPKGVVSHLTYFLDKYQLNYKAMVTDRRNHDQWTWKQFRMKIKQFMGIPEQFNKYLEKKNLPLDKQLPWPEYDSDSEW from the exons atgaaaatccgTAAGAATCACAGAGTTAATAAACGTTATCGTTATAATGTTAATAGAAAAACCCTTAATAAAACCAGATCCTCAACGGGTAAAATAAAAGA TCCTGTTTTAAGCAAACTATGGGAGGAAAGCAAAAGACCAGgaacaaatttcaaagaaatgGGTTTATCAGCAGATCCCAATAAAGCAGTGCCTATACCAAATTTCAGAAAAGATCgtttaaaaattactaaattagTAAATGGTTTCGTCGAAGAAGAACTCAATGAGGAAGATATTAAACCAGTTGCGAAAAGAGGTCATGTTGTTAATGAATTGGAAGAAATGGCTAAACAAAAAGCCGATTCACAATTAAG attacCCAAAGGTGTTGTTAGCCATTTAACATACTTTTTAGATAAATATCAATTAAACTACAAAGCCATGGTTACAGATCGTCGTAATCATGATCAATGGACTTGGAAACAATTTCGCATGAAAATCAAACAGTTTATGGGTATACCtgaacaatttaacaaatatttggaaaagAAAAATCTTCCTTTGGATAAACAATTACCCTGGCCTGAGTATGATTCGGATAGTGAATGGTAG